agtggttaagactccatgctcccaatgcagggggcctgggttcgatccctgctcagggaactagatcccacatgcatgctgcaactaagagttcacatgctacaactaaggagaccacgaactgcaactaaggagcccgtgagctgcaactaaggagactgcctgctgcaactaagacccagcgcaaccaaataaataaataaatgtaaatggggaattccctggtggtccagtggttaggactctgtgttttcactgccaagggtgcgggttcaatcccttgttggggagctaagatcctgcaagctgggcagtgtggccaaaaaaaaaaaaaaagtaaatgaactcAATAGTtagactgtttttaaaaaaaaaagcaagactcaagtatgtcttttttctttttttggccgcaccacgcagcatgcaggatcccagttccctgaccagggctcgaacccatgtcccctgcattggcaggtggattcttaaccactgcaccaccagggaagcccaagatgcactttaaatagaaagacaaacaggttgaaagtaaaaggattggAAAATATATACCACGCAAACACCAAGCATAAGAAAGCTGGTGTGGCTATtttaatatcaaacaaaatagaattCAAGACAAGAAGTATTCCCAGAGAGAAAGATATTCCTTTCATAAAGATAAAAGGACCAAGAAGACATTAAAATCTTGaatgtgtatgcacctaataacaaagcttcaaaatacatgcagCAAAAACTGACCAAACTAGAGCgagaaacagacaaatctacAGTCATAGttggagagatggagaaagagggaAATACAAAGAGTCAGAGAGAtggagacacagagggaagatagagaaagagaaacaggtaCAGAGATACAGAGCCAGAGCGAGGGAGCTGGAGGCAGCCTGATCCTAAGAGGCTGATGGGACCCTGAGACAGGGGGTGAGAAAGGAGATGGAGCTTGCTCTGGACCAGACAGGGAGGGTCAGGGGCTCTGGCCGTAGGAGATGGAGCCGTGGCAGGGGTCTGGGCCTGTGGGATCCTGGAGGGGGTGCTGCACGGTGGGCAGCATCACTTACCTGCCGCCCCATGGAGCCCTGGGGGCCGGGCTCCCCACGCAGTCCCTgtaggagggaggagaagaatgGAGTGCGCTGTCAGAGGGTCTGACCCAGGGTGCCCAGGACTCCCCAGAATCCTCCACCCAGGGCCACCTCAATACTCACTCTCTCGCCCTTCTCTCCTGGGTGGCCGGAGATTCCTTTGGGTCCAGTGGGGCCTGGGGGTCCCTGAGCAACAAGACAGGGCCTCAGCCTTGTGCTGGGGCAGGGTAGAGTGGGCAGGGACTTAGGGGTCAGAGGGGTAGGGAAGGGCACCCCAGCTTGGCCTCGGCCTCTGGGCCCTTCACCACAcacccaatgcctggcacacaacagGAAGTTCATACAGCTCAGTGTTCAGAGCGATGGCCCTGGAGTCAGACAGTCCCTGCATTGATCTGGAAGCTGCCATGTGCTGGCCACAGCCCTAGGGCAAGAATCTCCACCTTTCTTGGCCTTAGGTGATAACAATACTTGCTTCTTGTTACATGGACTGAATAAGAAGATTTATGGAAAGTATTTTGCACATtaagtgctccataaatgcttgaatgaatgaatgaaaggatggatgaatggatgatggatggatgggtggttgagtgggtgggtgggtggataggTGAGTGCATGGATGGGTTGGGTGTTGGGGGGTGGATGGACGGACAGAAGAGTGGGAGTATATGGAGAAATACTCACTATATGTCCAGGATTCCCAGGGATGCCCATGGGACCAGGAGGTCCAGGAGGACCTGGAATAAGACATGATGTCCTCAGGTCCGAAACAGTACTATGCCAGGAAGTCCACCATCAGCTCCCTCCTGATAGCCAGCCCTAGTGTCTCTGCCATCCCTCAACCCTGCCCCTTACCCTAGACCTGGACTCAACTTACCCATGGGTCCTGGGGGACCTGGGGGCCCAGCCGGTCCCTGGGGCCAGTGGCTGCTGGTCTCAGTGAAGGTGTTGGACAGAAATGGGTCCCCTGGGGGAGGAAAGATGAGtgagcagggctgggctgggcggggCAGAGTGGGGCAGTCAGTTTTAACCTGTCACTTCTGCCAAGCCAGCTTTGACTGCCCTGTGGGACAGCCTGCAGAATGGCTGGGGCCACCAGGCACCCACTCCAAGGGTGGGGAGTCAGGAGACTGTTGGCCATGCAGGACCAGGAAGCAGGCAGACACTGCCAGAGTCTAGCCAGTGACATACAGCAAGTGTCTACCCTCCTGAGCCTGTACTGTCACATGcctaatgggaataataataaaagttaccatttttgACACTTACTTTGTGCCAAGCTTCTGTGCATGGGTGtcatacagataaggaaactgaggctctgagacggagaatgttttgttgttgttggtttttttttggcaacGCCCCACCAcacgtgggatcttggttccctgagcagggatcgaaccagtgccccctgcattggaagggcagagtcttaaccactgaaccaccagggaagtcccttggagagggagaatgaatgaatggtgccTGGTCACGCACCAAAGGTATGATGCAGATGGGGTTGAACCTGGCACTCCAAGCGCTGACCCCTGGCAGCACGCGTGCAAGTCAGGCTTCGGAGAAGGTGAAGGATGCGTGTCAGGGCCCAGCTgggtggagggggcagggccTCTCTGAGCACAGAGGCAGGGCTGTGGCCTTGGGAGTTCAGGGCTCACGTCCTGCTGCTAGGCCTTAAGCTTCCCAGTGCTCTGAGGGCTGGATCCCGGCCAACTCCAAGGCTTGGTGGGAGGGCCTGATGCTGGTGGTTcccagcacaggctctggaggccTCGTGGATCTAAAGCCGGCCCCCCTGTGCCCTGGCTGTGTGATCTCCcctctctggccctcagttttcctcatcagTGACAACAGTGCCCATTGGAGGATCAGGTGACTTATGGCCCAAGGGCAAGCCTGGTATACAGAAGGTGCCTGGCAGATGGTCATGCCAgcctcaccccaccaccacctggACCTGCTGTGACCCCAAGGGACTCACCATGCTGGGAGATCCGGGCGTAGTGTGGTCCAAGTGGGGCTGGGGGGCCAGGAGGCCCTGGGGGGCCTGGAGGTCCCCTCTCTCCAGGGGTGCCCACAGCTCCAGCCTGGCCAGGGCTCCCTGGGGGACCCTGCGGACCTGCAATGGAACCAGGGGGTTTGGTGAGTATGCAAGAGGCAGGGAGGCCCAGGGTGGCTGCAAGGGGGAGGGATGAGGCAGCCAGGGGCAGCGGGTACGAGACGGCTCCAGAGGCCACAGGCCAGACTCCCTGGCCGCCTATGAGGGGGATGAACACAGCCCTCCCCTGGGGCTTCAGGACAGTGGACACTTGGTACACAACAGGTGCCTAGCAGACGCTGATTTCCAGAatgttctctcctctctcttctagGCTTTTGCACGAGCTGCTCCCTCTATCAATCCTCCCTTGGCGCTGCCTGGTGTGCACTTCAGGTCATTCTGAGGCCTCACCTAAGGTGTAGCTCCCACTGGGaagccctccccatcccccactcCATCCAGGCTGGGTCTGGGCTTCCTTCCTTAGGGCTCCCTTAGCTGCAACGTCCCCCATAAGAACCCTGGTCACATGGGGTGGGCACTGCTATTTCTCCCCTGCCTAGGCCTACCCCTCACTAGCCTCCATGGTCTgggagctccaggagggcagggtctGGTAAGGAAGGCCCCAGCCTGGGCTCACCTGAGCGGGGCTGGCCAGGGGAGCTGGAAGGGCCGGTGTTGTGGGCACTCACCTGGCGGGCCTCTCATCCCCATTGGGCCCCGGCTGCCAGGGTCTCCCTTGGGGCCAGAGGGCCCAGGAAGCCCCCGGGCACCAACTCGATCTGGGGGAGAAAGTTCATCAGCTCCGCAGCTCCGGCCTTGCGCTTGGCCTGCCCCCGGCCCTGCCCGCCCCGCCAGCACCTACCATCTCGGGGGAGCAGAGGGGCCCTCACGTTTTCTCTGGTTCCTGGTAGCCCTGGGGTGGAGGGGTAGGCAGGGGTCAGTGGTGTTTAGAGTTCCTACCCCTGCTCCACCAGCTGCTGGGCCTCCCAGGACTCCAGTGCTCAGCTCCATCCCCTCAGGCCCAAGGGAAAACTAGGAAGACTGAGGCCCACAAGGGGGTCAAGCTGGGAGTCAGCAGCAGGGAGGGGGCTGGAACCAACTCATCGCCACACGGGAGCGTGTTCCCCACTGACCCACTCACCTTGGAGGCCTCCATCCCCGGGGCTGCCCTGGGCAGCTGGGGAACCCCAGAGTGGGGCGGGGTCCTCGGGGGCAGTTGGGGTCGGGGGCACTGCCTGCTCGGTGACAGTCAGCACCGCCACCTATGGAGGAAGAGGACAATAGggatggggtgggtaccagggtCTTGCCAGGGTCAGGCCAGCTTGGGGACTCACAGGGGCCCAGAACTTCATCAGAAGTGACTATGGTTTTCAAAATGCACAATTCATCACATTCATTGTAGAAAAGTCATCACACACCATCACAGTCACCCACTTTGagttctgagactgtcctcgtgTTTGCTGGGCCGTGCGGTTTTTTCCTATGCTTACCTGAATGTTAataagtatatttatatacatttatatgcatACATAATATGAAACTTCTCTTGGTCTGTTAAagcaccacaggctgcaaggatTTTTACTAAATTTGAAGGGAAATTTGGGAGGGTCTGGCATGAAACAGAGGTGCTGAGGTGTGTACAAAACCACTTTTGGACCCAGTGGAGGGGAGAGCCTGAAGGGTCAGCGGTGTCCCGTGAGCCACTTACTGAGGATTAAGAGAGGCCAGAATGCCCGCAGACCAGAAAGTGGGGGCCGTGTAGACCTGCCCAGAGAGCAGCTGACCCGGAACTGAGACCCAGCCCCCAGATCTGAGCTGAGCTGCCCCTCATGCCGGCTTCCCCTGGGAGGGAGCTTGGGGAGCAGGGTGGGGTTCCTGGGGTGCTCACACCTCATAACGGGGGTTTTAACCCATGCTGTTTAGAAGCTTGGTTTTTCCACTTGATAGATAGATCAGGGGCATCTTTTCGTGTTGGAAAATGGAGGCATTGTTAATGGCTGTCCAATATCGCACTGAGCCACACTTGCTCATTACACAACCACCCCTTCTGTTGTTTGGTTTTCAAATTTCCCTCTTAATTAACACTTGGATGAACATCTTCGCAACTAATCTTCCTAAGATAAATTCCCAGAGGAGGGAATGGATATGCAGATTAATGTAAATGCCTCTATGTGTGTTTAAAAAATCTggaagaaaagatgcttaaatGTTGGCAATCGCTCTCTCTGGAGGCACAGGCGACGGAGGCCAATGGTTTTCTGGTAGGTTTTTCATGGTGCTGAGTTTTTCATGTTTCTAAATTTAGAATGTCTTACTTTTTAATGgttaaaaactttttatcttgAGGTAATTTGAGACATGCAATAGATGTTTTTGCTTTCTGGAACTGGGAAGATAGCATTATGGGTGGGTGGCATAAAGGATGAAGGTGACGGGGCAATGAGGGGACCCAGCCACGAGCTCTGGGGGGGTGTCTAGGAGTCTCTGGGTGGGATTGGGATAGGAGAACCTCATGGATCTCCTGGAAGGAGAGCAGGCCAGGCTGTCTGACTGTGAGCAGGCTTCCCGGGGTGGGCACTGGAAGGGAGGCTGAGAAAGCTGGATGGGAGGGTGGTGCCTGCCTGCCCCGGAAGCTGTTCACCCACCTTGGCCTCTAGAACCTTCAGCCTCTCCGTCAGCTCCGACACTTTGCTGCAGTTGAGACAACCTGCAGGGAGGAAGCAGGCTGGGCCAGGGCTCCCAGGTTCCCCTTGGAGCCCCTCAGCCCCTGGgggcaggatggagggaggggacagATACCTGATGACCCCAACCCATGAGATAGCCCATCACAGGGAAGGGGCTAAAGAGTCACAGCCTGTCCAGGGTGAGCCATGCCCTGTGGGTGTCCTTTGGCTCCAGAGCCTCCAAGGGACTGTTTCTCTCAGAGCAGGACCAGGGATCTGACTCCTCATCCAAAACGACTGCATCCCACATGGGCGGGGCTGGCCTCGGCTTGAAGCTTTGGGGACCGACACATTACAGTCCAGACTGGGATGGCCTTAGGTGCCACTCTCTGACCCTTCTTCCAGAACCACCATCCAGCTCCCTGGCCTCCTCACTGATACCCCAACGTTATTCATAACAGTGCCGGGCAGCCGCCGAGCACGATACAAGCTCGCCTCTCCGGTCCTCACCATGATCCTGTGTGTTAGGACAAGTGTCACCCCGTTCACACCTGGGAAGGCTGAGCTCAGAGCAAGGGTGGAGTGAGTGTGTAACAGGCAAAAGCCCTGGGTCGAGGCCCAGTGCTGTCCCTTCTTGGCTGCGGGGCCCCAGGCAGGGTATGtcccctctctgaccctcagcctcctcctctttAAAGTGGCGACAGTGATGCCTTCCTGGGGTGAGGTTTAAACAAGTTGATTATGGAAAGCTCCTGGCACAGTGCCCTGCATCCTACAGACACTCAGAAAAGTGTCgtttcaataaaaaaaggaaactgggGGCTTGGACCCGTGTCTGCAAGACTCTGGGGGTCCTGGGTCTCAGGTGCCTGGGCCCAGGTCAGACTCTCCTTGGGgggcccttcctccaccttccagttttctttctagCCTGCGGTGGACAAGCGCAGGGTGCTATCCCTGACCCTCCACTGCTGGGCCCAGCTGGCTTTTAGGACAGTCACCACCAGCCCCTCCAGCCTCCCTTAGCCCAGGGGGACCCCAAGCAGCTGCCCCAGGACCCACCTGACAGGGCTGTGGGCCGAAGTGCCATCCGCCACATGGCGTTGCCCGACCACCCGGGCTCCACGAAGCCAGAGGAGCCTACAACTGACGGACAGTGAGGGTGAGAGCCCTGCTGGCTGTGACATTTTgttctgtccccctcccccccacctgccACTGCAGCCACAGAGGGATCCCTACTCCCCTTAGTGCAAAGGGagacaggcccagagaggtggggCAGTTTACCTGGGTCACACAGCATGAACTGGGCTGAGCTGGGACAAGGCTATCAACCTgacggggctggggagaggggctggcaaTGGGTGGGGGCCACGGGTGAGGCTGGGGGCTTCTCCAACAACCCCAGCAAGCTGCATGGGTTAAGAGCTTAGAGTCAACAGATGCAAGGTCAGGTCCCAGCCCTGCTACTTGCTGACCTGTGTGACTTGTCCTCCCTGGACCTGCtgattttcccatctgtaaaatgggatcataaGGTCTCTACACCTCCTGGGCTGGTGTGAGGCCTGAGGATGGCCATGCATGCAAAGGGCTCACTGAGCACACACAGGGCCTGGtatgcagtaggtgctcaataaacacagcAACGTCACCATccaccctctccctgccccacttGGTAAGAAGACACCGAAGTGGATCCAGCTCTGGTTTTAAATGAAAACCAGAGGGAGGCTGGCTGCCTGGGAGGGCACGGGGACCTGTTCCAGGAGGCCACCCCTGCCGCCACCCCTGTGAGGAGCAGGCCATCCTGGCTGGTCTGGCTTTGGGGACCTGGTCCTCTCCATAGCTGGAGGGTTGGGCTGGCCAAGCCAGGGGCGGGGGGCGCAGCTGGAGGGGCTCTGAAGCCAGCAGTGGCAACTGCCCCCCCCCACAGCCCAGGCCTGCCTTTTAAGGCCGCAAAGTGTCGCCTGGGGGGAGACAAGACCCAAATAAGGCATGGGCCTGGCAGCTCAGAGCCAGGCTGTGGGTTGGTGCAGGGAGTGAGAGGCGCCGGGAATTCAAACCAGACGGGTCCCTCTGGCCAACCCCCAGCAGGGTTGCTGCCAGACCCTCTCCGGGTCCCACCACGGGGCCTTCGCCCAGGCTGGGCCCGCATCCCCAGCATGCCCTCCCTGGGGGCCTGCGACTTGTACTCTCACAGGGGGTAAATCTCACCTGGGATAGAGGAAGGGGGTTGGCAGCCCACGactggggcaggggttgggggctcTGTGGGCAGAACAACAGCAGTGGGGGGTGGTAATGCCACCATGAGCCATGCCCGGTGCTAAGCCCAGCTCGATCCTACAAGgtaggtaataataataacagccaaTGCTTGTGCAGCACTTATGCTGGGCCCGGCACATTCTAAGCACTTCTCATAAACAGTCTTAACTCACTGTCCTCACGAAGCCCTGTGAGTGGGTGCTAGTAACCCCTctgctttacagatggggaaactggggcacagagtaGCTTGGTATTACCACTCttctgcccccccaccccgtgctcAGATAAATGGATGAGTGAATATGAATATTTCCCTTTGGGGGGAAACAacgcagagagggaaagagactgGTCACCCAGCTGAAGGCTGGAGCCTGGACTGGAACCCAGGTTAGTCTAACTCCAGGGCCCGTCGTCCTCTCTCCTGGGCCACCTGGCACTGCAAGTCCCCCAGGTTCCcctgggcagaggcagggaggcgCGGTGCCCGTCAAGAATGCTGGTTCCTGAGAAGAACGGCCTCGGGAAGCCCTCCTCATCCCCTTTGCTCCCAGGTGAAGATGTAAAAGGCCACTGGATGACTGCTTCCAGGAAGTCGACCAAAAGAAGAGGCCGTCCCTCCAACCCCATGGAACTTTGGGTTTTCTCTGGGATGAAGTTGGGCAGAGTGTCCGCCCTGCCCATCCTCCCCACCACCCTGCTATCGTCTTCCATTTTTTCCATGGCACTTTCCACCCTCTAACATGTTATCTGCTTGCCAGTTCCCCGGTCTGATCTTCCGCCCTCCTTGGCTGGAACGTGAACTCCACCAGGCAGGGACCTCGTCCGTCTTGTGAGTGGCTGGGGAAAGTGCCTGGCGCGCAGTAGGGCCTCAGGGCTTCACTAAACCTCTTGTTGAGGAATGCATGAATCACTGGCTGAAAATGAAtttaaagcaagcaaacaaaataaaaggcaaaataatgTGGACGGCAGACATGACTGTTTTGAAAATGAACATAAGGGTTCGAATGTCATGCCAGGGTGTCCCCGAGTTTTTAATCTGTGAACATATGGTTGGAAATTCTTTTTCAACCCACTTGCTTTGGGACATTTCACTGGGAGCCAGAGAGAACTAGAAAAACTAATGAAAGCATGGTCTGACCAGCAGTGCAGACATAACTGGCTCAAAGAAACTgtgagttaaaattaaaaaaaaaaaaaagaaagaaagtttaaATAACAAAAACTGTCAAAAAGACCAGAAAATATTGGCTCTGGATTCAAGATTCACAAAAAATGGCCCCCCAAGCTCCCCCCAAATTCTAATAAACGGACAGAAATACTTTAAGGGATGAACCATGTTGTAAATGGCCCTATACCACACAAGATTCCAGTACGTAAAAAGCCTAGGGCTGGGGAAGGTCTCCTGTAGGATAAAAATGTCAcatcccggggcttccctggtggcgcagtggttgagagtctgcctgccaacgcaggggacacgggttcgagccctggtctgggaagatcccacatgccgcggagcgactgggcccgtgagccacaattactgagcccgcgcgtctggagcccgtgctccgcaacaagagaggccacgatggtgagaggcctgcgcaccgcgatgaagagtggcccccgcttgccgcaactggagaaagccctcgcacagaaacggagacccaacacagccataaataaataaataaataaataaaattaaaaaaaaaaagtcacatcccTCCCACTGGTGTTGAGCCAGGGCCCCTGGAGCGGGCCCCAGTGGGCTGAGAgcccccctcaccccagcctggTGGTCCACCCTGAAgggtccctccccagccccaaccTCGCCCTCCAAGGAGCTCCCGGCTAGTCCCAGGACCACAAACCCTGGCTCCACTCCGGGACCCTGACTGTGGGCCACTTCCCACCATCTGGGAGGTCCCGGCCagccctatacacacacacacacacacacacacacacacacacgcacgcgcgctgCCTCCTCATCCCCACAGCCACTGCTcccatgtcacctcctccagaaagccttcctgGACAGACCAGGGAACCCACCAAAGCCCCCCACCAACAAGCTCTCATCACTCCATCTTGACCTCCACAAGGCCAGTGCCATCTGCAG
The sequence above is a segment of the Eschrichtius robustus isolate mEscRob2 chromosome 14, mEscRob2.pri, whole genome shotgun sequence genome. Coding sequences within it:
- the EMID1 gene encoding EMI domain-containing protein 1 isoform X3 — translated: MGGPRAWALLCFGLLLPGGSAAWSVGGAPFSARRNWCSYVVTRTISCHVQNGTYLQRVLQNCPWPMSCPGNSYRTVVRPTYKVMYKTVTAREWRCCPGRSGSSCEEVVGSSGFVEPGWSGNAMWRMALRPTALSGCLNCSKVSELTERLKVLEAKVAVLTVTEQAVPPTPTAPEDPAPLWGSPAAQGSPGDGGLQGLPGTRENVRAPLLPRDDRVGARGLPGPSGPKGDPGSRGPMGMRGPPGPQGPPGSPGQAGAVGTPGERGPPGPPGPPGPPAPLGPHYARISQHGDPFLSNTFTETSSHWPQGPAGPPGPPGPMGPPGPPGPMGIPGNPGHIGPPGPTGPKGISGHPGEKGERGLRGEPGPQGSMGRQGEPGPKGDPGEKSHWAPSLQSFLQQQAQLELLARRVTLLEAIIWPEPEGSGADPAGTGTPSLLRGKRGGHATSYQIVAPRSRNERD
- the EMID1 gene encoding EMI domain-containing protein 1 isoform X2, whose protein sequence is MGGPRAWALLCFGLLLPGGSAAWSVGGAPFSARRNWCSYVVTRTISCHVQNGTYLQRVLQNCPWPMSCPGNSYRTVVRPTYKVMYKTVTAREWRCCPGRSGSSCEEGSSGFVEPGWSGNAMWRMALRPTALSGCLNCSKVSELTERLKVLEAKVAVLTVTEQAVPPTPTAPEDPAPLWGSPAAQGSPGDGGLQDRVGARGLPGPSGPKGDPGSRGPMGMRGPPGPQGPPGSPGQAGAVGTPGERGPPGPPGPPGPPAPLGPHYARISQHGDPFLSNTFTETSSHWPQGPAGPPGPPGPMGPPGPPGPMGIPGNPGHIGPPGPTGPKGISGHPGEKGERGLRGEPGPQGSMGRQGEPGPKGDPGEKSHWGEGLHQLREALKILAERVLILETMIGLYEPEGSGADPAGTGTPSLLRGKRGGHATSYQIVAPRSRNERD
- the EMID1 gene encoding EMI domain-containing protein 1 isoform X1; the protein is MGGPRAWALLCFGLLLPGGSAAWSVGGAPFSARRNWCSYVVTRTISCHVQNGTYLQRVLQNCPWPMSCPGNSYRTVVRPTYKVMYKTVTAREWRCCPGRSGSSCEEVVGSSGFVEPGWSGNAMWRMALRPTALSGCLNCSKVSELTERLKVLEAKVAVLTVTEQAVPPTPTAPEDPAPLWGSPAAQGSPGDGGLQDRVGARGLPGPSGPKGDPGSRGPMGMRGPPGPQGPPGSPGQAGAVGTPGERGPPGPPGPPGPPAPLGPHYARISQHGDPFLSNTFTETSSHWPQGPAGPPGPPGPMGPPGPPGPMGIPGNPGHIGPPGPTGPKGISGHPGEKGERGLRGEPGPQGSMGRQGEPGPKGDPGEKSHWGEGLHQLREALKILAERVLILETMIGLYEPEGSGADPAGTGTPSLLRGKRGGHATSYQIVAPRSRNERD